The Mangifera indica cultivar Alphonso chromosome 8, CATAS_Mindica_2.1, whole genome shotgun sequence genome has a window encoding:
- the LOC123223943 gene encoding uncharacterized protein At4g15970-like — MLLSYNFSKPAAGGIDFQPESGNAGLKQILRRAAMQDRSVILTTVDETWARPGSVLDLFLESFRIGHGTKHFLNHLVIVALDGKAFQYCKSIHSHCFFLVTTKKPSLTPLKFKLFKQVVELGYNLFFTDADVMWLRNPVSHIPDKKELVIVCYFYSIDPPSISKVEEGGFFYLKANEISLEYFKYWELQKVLYPNSQNESLCEAAVTYPSLETFGVGTEYLEESHFNGFCQPRRNMSQIVTIRANCCDSVQSKVHDMKLLLEDWRHFTELTTEETSVQGSSFAWRAPSKCRA; from the exons ATGCTTCTTTCATACAACTTCTCCAAACCTGCAGCAGGAGGGATCGACTTTCAACCT GAGTCGGGAAATGCTGGGTTGAAGCAAATACTCAGAAGGGCAGCAATGCAAGATCGATCTGTCATATTGACCACTGTTGATGAAACATGGGCAAGGCCTGGCTCTGTTCTCGATCTCTTCCTGGAAAGCTTTCGTATTGGCCATGGAACCAAACACTTTTTGAATCACTTGGTGATTGTTGCTTTGGATGGCAAGGCCTTTCAGTATTGCAAATCCATTCATTCCCATTGCTTCTTCCTTGTCACCACCAAAAAGCCATCGCTTACTCCTCTCAAGTTCAAGTTATTTAAACAAGTGGTTGAACTGGGTTACAATTTGTTTTTCACA GATGCAGACGTGATGTGGCTTAGAAATCCGGTTTCGCACATCCCTGACAAGAAGGAATTGGTAATTGTGTGTTATTTCTACTCAATTGATCCACCAAGCATTAGCAAGGTAGAAGAAGGGGGATTCTTTTACTTGAAAGCTAATGAAATATCACTGGAGTACTTTAAGTACTGGGAATTGCAAAAGGTTTTGTatccaaattctcaaaatgaaTCTCTCTGTGAGGCTGCTGTAACTTATCCTTCCTTGGAAACGTTTGGTGTTGGAACTGAATACCTGGAGGAGTCTCATTTCAATGGATTCTGTCAGCCAAGAAGGAACATGAGTCAAATAGTTACCATACGGGCAAACTGCTGTGACAGCGTTCAAAGTAAGGTGCATGACATGAAGCTGCTGCTTGAAGATTGGAGACACTTCACAGAACTCACCACAGAAGAAACTAGTGTGCAAGGATCATCGTTTGCATGGAGAGCTCCAAGCAAATGCAGGGCATAA
- the LOC123223942 gene encoding uncharacterized protein LOC123223942, translated as MATSLSNFFSFILRSNPLHHHHPPNSLFLVKLFKNALLSNVVQESHNSTSSLLSAELASVLCSSLVYANTISFKSACNVQVIFDENEPEEKLLNRFTREVMRAGVIQECKRRRFYENKQDKKKRKSREAAKCNRRRARVYVKKKRGGRKAKLKTQAEELADRNGKDTTGKATMGTESCNSKTGGSNIVDNFGEQSGGAPDGGNSGAAKAADRQQKYGDLLGKKGTLKILEAELAHEHWWSHSEESNDKGWGGEGEGIRREEKKEYSLPHLSFFYCYIEKEHNRNPGVRLTNRNLHSHDHKVGRRILGRPAHYSGAPGGRFSSQNREEPSTNKMEEEEDNWELPEGDIPY; from the exons ATGGCGACCTCACTCTCCAACTTTTTCTCCTTCATCTTACGTTCAAACCCGCTTCATCACCATCACCCTCCCAACTCTCTCTTTcttgttaaattgtttaaaaacgCTTTACTTTCAAATGTCGTTCAAGAGAGCCACAATTCGACTTCTTCACTCTTATCAGCTGAATTGGCCTCTGTTCTATGTTCTTCTCTTGTATATGCAAATACTATTTCCTTTAAATCTGCATGCAATGTTCAGGTGATTTTCGATGAGAATGAACCGGAAGAAAAGCTGTTGAATAGGTTTACAAGAGAGGTCATGAGAGCGGGTGTCATTCAAGAGTGTAAAAGAAGGAGGTTTTATGAGAATAAGCAGgataagaagaagagaaagtcCCGTGAGGCTGCTAAGTGCAATCGTAGAAG AGCTCGAGTTTacgtgaagaagaagagaggagGCAGGAAGGCAAAGCTGAAAACACAAGCTGAGGAATTAGCAGATAGAAACGGTAAAGATACCACTGGAAAGGCCACTATGGGAACAGAGAGCTGCAATTCTAAAACAGGGGGAAGCAATATCGTTGATAACTTTGGTGAGCAGTCTGGAGGAGCTCCAGATGGCGGCAACTCAGGAGCAGCAAAAGCAGCAGACAGGCAGCAAAAGTATGGGGATCTGCTGGGAAAGAAAGGCACTTTAAAGATATTAGAAGCTGAGCTGGCACATGAGCATTGGTGGAGCCACAGTGAGGAGTCAAATGATAAGGGCTGGGGAGGAGAAGGAGAGGGGATTaggagagaagagaagaaggaAT ATTCTCTCCCTCATCTCAGTTTCTTTTACTGTTACATTGAGAAAGAACACAACAGGAACCCAGGTGTACGCCTAACAAACAGAAACCTCCATTCACACGACCACAAAGTAGGAAGGAGGATACTTGGTCGCCCCGCTCACTACTCAG GCGCCCCAGGAGGAAGATTTTCTTCACAGAACAGGGAAGAGCCATCAACAAACaagatggaagaagaagaagataactGGGAGCTGCCTGAAGGAGACATTCCTTATTGA
- the LOC123223853 gene encoding F-box/kelch-repeat protein At3g27150-like, which produces MSRDEEILGEEGIQNSGINNQEILEGWVLAGNSSDDHLVSSPKKMKLCGANQKAMTNLDGYSSSESRLHGSAGEEPQDADYTFVPSLNDDLENLIIARVPREEYWKFYSVNKRFFSLLKSGELLKIRKAYGFEETSVFMFASGHSSWWAFDRQFKSNRMLPELPSELCFKLGDKESLCAGTHLIVSGKEVDGGVVWRYELETNKWSKGPSMISPRCLFASASCGTFAYVAGGLGLEAGCGVLNTAERYNPQTKSWDQLSDMNKQRKLCSGCYMDNKFYVIGGRNQDNQPLDCGEAYDECKNEWKLIPGMLKDFPAETFQSPPLVAVVSNELYSLETTSNELRLYLKKSNSWQNLGLVPVRADVNRGWGVAFKSLGNELLVIGASAASRDSMSIYTCCPKSDSKELQWRLLDCGQNPLSHFIHNCSVMIA; this is translated from the coding sequence ATGTCAAGGGACGAAGAAATCCTGGGGGAAGAAGGTATACAGAACTCGGGCATAAACAATCAAGAAATCTTGGAAGGATGGGTGCTTGCTGGGAATAGTAGTGATGACCATCTGGTTAGTTCACCCAAAAAGATGAAGCTTTGTGGTGCTAATCAGAAAGCAATGACAAATTTGGATGGATATTCTTCCAGTGAGAGTAGGCTTCATGGTTCTGCAGGTGAAGAACCTCAGGATGCAGATTATACATTTGTACCCTCTCTCAATGATGATTTGGAGAATCTAATCATCGCCCGGGTTCCGAGAGAAGAATACTGGAAGTTTTATTCAGTGAACAAGAGATTTTTCTCTCTTCTGAAGAGTGGTGAACTCCTCAAGATAAGAAAGGCATATGGGTTTGAAGAAACAAGTGTGTTTATGTTTGCAAGTGGCCATAGCAGTTGGTGGGCATTTGACAGGCAATTTAAGTCCAATAGAATGCTTCCAGAGTTACCATCAGAACTGTGTTTTAAATTGGGGGATAAAGAATCACTTTGTGCTGGTACTCATCTGATTGTTTCAGGAAAGGAGGTAGATGGTGGTGTTGTCTGGaggtatgaattagaaacaaatAAATGGTCTAAGGGTCCTTCCATGATAAGTCCCCGGTGCCTATTTGCCTCTGCTAGCTGTGGCACCTTTGCATATGTAGCCGGTGGGCTCGGGTTGGAAGCCGGTTGTGGAGTCTTGAATACAGCAGAGAGGTACAATCCACAGACTAAATCCTGGGACCAACTTTCGGACATGAATAAACAGCGAAAGCTTTGCTCAGGTTGTTACATGGATAACAAGTTTTATGTAATTGGGGGCAGAAATCAAGACAATCAGCCTCTTGATTGTGGAGAGGCCTATGATGAATGTAAAAATGAATGGAAACTGATTCCAGGGATGTTGAAAGACTTTCCAGCTGAGACATTTCAGTCGCCACCCCTTGTTGCTGTTGTAAGCAATGAGCTTTATTCACTTGAGACTACTTCAAATGAATTAAGGTTGTATCTGAAAAAGAGCAATTCATGGCAGAACTTAGGATTGGTTCCGGTCAGAGCTGATGTTAATAGAGGTTGGGGTGTAGCATTCAAATCCCTGGGCAATGAGCTTCTTGTAATTGGTGCATCCGCAGCTTCTCGCGACAGTATGAGCATATACACATGCTGTCCCAAATCTGATTCCAAGGAATTGCAATGGAGACTTCTTGATTGCGGCCAGAACCCACTTAGTCATTTTATTCACAACTGTTCTGTTATGATAGCATGA